One segment of Bdellovibrionales bacterium DNA contains the following:
- the hemN gene encoding oxygen-independent coproporphyrinogen III oxidase, translated as MSVNLFDKYDIPAPRYTSYPTVPYWSDNPTSEQWVGFLKSNFAKDSTKWSLYLHIPFCETLCTFCGCNTSITKNHDRERPYVDLLLNEWRTYLEQVPQIRERTLAQFHLGGGTPTFLSAENLKFLVSEILKDVKIDKDFEGALEVDPRRTTAEQLQILHDLGFKRVSLGVQEFDPEVQRLVNRIQPVEMTQKITEVARSIGYTSVNYDLIYGLPSQTLEKAKRMIEWTCELKPDRIALYSLAVVPWIKPAQKLFKDEDLPKGKEKRKLYETSRDMLLKAGYVEIGMDHFALPNEALTIAYKAGRLHRNFMGYTDHRTQVLLGLGVSAISETPECFHQNEKTLPLYEKLVRDQKVATQRGHVLSADDRVQREQILKFMTEGFVELRAGQAQDIREYLKEMLADGLVEVSDHKMSITPQGKPFLRNAAMVLDQRLREKSPQTQVFSKAL; from the coding sequence GTGTCAGTTAATCTTTTTGATAAATACGACATCCCCGCACCTCGATACACGAGTTATCCCACGGTGCCTTATTGGAGCGATAATCCCACTTCCGAGCAGTGGGTGGGATTTTTAAAATCGAATTTTGCGAAGGATTCGACAAAATGGTCCTTGTACTTACACATCCCATTTTGTGAAACACTCTGTACGTTTTGTGGCTGCAACACCTCGATCACCAAAAATCACGATCGCGAGCGGCCCTATGTCGATCTCCTCCTCAATGAGTGGAGAACCTACTTAGAGCAGGTTCCCCAAATTCGTGAGCGAACTCTCGCTCAATTCCATTTGGGCGGGGGAACGCCGACGTTCTTATCGGCGGAGAATTTAAAGTTTCTCGTCAGTGAAATTTTAAAAGATGTTAAGATCGACAAAGATTTTGAAGGGGCTCTCGAAGTCGATCCTCGAAGAACCACCGCCGAACAGCTTCAGATTCTCCATGATTTGGGCTTTAAACGAGTGAGTCTTGGGGTTCAAGAGTTTGATCCCGAAGTTCAGCGTCTGGTCAATCGCATTCAGCCCGTCGAAATGACCCAAAAAATTACCGAGGTCGCTCGCTCCATCGGATACACTTCGGTCAATTATGATTTGATCTATGGATTGCCTTCGCAGACTTTAGAAAAAGCAAAGCGCATGATCGAATGGACCTGCGAGCTCAAGCCTGATCGCATCGCGCTTTATAGTCTTGCGGTTGTGCCCTGGATTAAGCCCGCGCAAAAGTTGTTTAAAGACGAAGATCTCCCCAAGGGGAAAGAGAAGCGCAAGCTCTACGAGACCAGTCGCGATATGCTCCTCAAAGCAGGGTATGTCGAGATTGGAATGGATCACTTTGCGCTCCCGAACGAAGCATTAACCATCGCGTACAAAGCGGGTCGCCTTCACCGAAACTTTATGGGCTACACCGATCATCGCACGCAAGTTCTTTTGGGGCTTGGGGTGAGCGCCATCTCCGAGACGCCAGAGTGTTTCCATCAGAACGAAAAGACCCTTCCGCTTTACGAAAAACTGGTCAGAGATCAGAAAGTCGCCACCCAGCGGGGACATGTTCTTTCGGCCGATGATCGAGTTCAAAGGGAGCAGATTCTAAAATTCATGACCGAGGGATTCGTTGAGCTTCGAGCTGGTCAAGCTCAAGATATTCGAGAGTATCTCAAGGAAATGCTGGCGGATGGATTAGTGGAAGTGTCGGATCATAAAATGAGTATCACTCCTCAAGGCAAACCGTTTTTACGGAATGCCGCTATGGTGCTTGATCAACGCCTTCGCGAAAAGTCCCCGCAAACTCAAGTCTTTTCGAAAGCGCTATGA
- a CDS encoding hydroxymethylbilane synthase, with product MRLVIASRKSDLARIQAYTVGQELQKKNPDLQVQYHFRESLGDKNINDPLWKMPEKGVFTEDFHQGLLSGEFDMVVHSWKDLPIQERQGTAIVATLPREDVRDLLLVKKSFKGGPGIRILTSSPRRAYNLQRHLGALLPWPNLQVQFEAVRGNIPTRIRKLLEGDAHGLVVAKAAIDRIMATAEEPDDIDADDEFFGVRREIRQALGQLRWMVLPVQLNPPAAAQGALAVEIKQGRRDVEELLRTIHHSDTFACVQREREMLQSWGGGCHQKIGVSVLKKNYGTITVAQGVSDSGGVIDIFDFAPDPAPVIRDFSHFPDTPKQALWFERKPKAITAEWRMCNAHYVSKAEALPDGVQLDNDKDLIWASGIKTWQTLARRGLWISGSSESLGEDENLLTSLIDLVQRRWCKWTHSQGEETPTMEVIKTYDLIPRSEGPQMSPQTQNFYWMSGSSFEQALSVYPWLIDKTHWCGPGHTYHRIERILEEKKGKGAVEIALSFDQWQKIMKHS from the coding sequence GTGCGCTTGGTGATCGCCTCTCGGAAAAGTGATCTCGCGCGAATTCAAGCCTACACCGTGGGCCAAGAGCTTCAAAAGAAAAATCCTGATCTTCAAGTTCAATATCATTTTCGAGAATCTCTCGGCGATAAAAACATCAATGACCCACTTTGGAAGATGCCTGAGAAGGGTGTTTTTACCGAAGACTTCCATCAGGGATTACTCTCGGGCGAGTTTGATATGGTCGTGCATTCATGGAAGGATCTCCCGATTCAAGAGCGCCAAGGCACAGCGATTGTGGCCACACTTCCTCGAGAGGACGTGCGCGATCTTCTTCTGGTCAAAAAATCTTTTAAAGGTGGGCCGGGAATTCGAATCCTGACATCATCTCCGCGTCGAGCTTATAATTTACAACGGCATCTCGGAGCACTGTTGCCGTGGCCAAATTTGCAGGTCCAATTCGAAGCGGTGAGAGGAAATATCCCCACGCGAATTCGCAAGTTGCTCGAAGGCGATGCTCACGGCCTGGTGGTGGCCAAGGCGGCGATTGATCGCATCATGGCCACCGCCGAAGAGCCTGACGATATCGACGCTGATGATGAATTTTTCGGAGTCCGTCGAGAGATTCGCCAAGCTCTGGGGCAGTTGCGCTGGATGGTCCTCCCGGTTCAGTTGAATCCGCCGGCGGCGGCTCAGGGAGCTCTTGCTGTGGAAATCAAGCAAGGGCGAAGGGATGTGGAAGAACTTTTAAGGACGATTCATCATTCGGATACTTTTGCTTGTGTTCAGCGTGAAAGGGAAATGCTCCAAAGCTGGGGCGGAGGATGCCACCAAAAAATCGGTGTGAGTGTTCTTAAAAAGAATTACGGAACCATTACCGTGGCTCAAGGAGTTTCCGACAGTGGCGGAGTGATCGATATCTTTGATTTCGCTCCCGATCCTGCGCCAGTGATTCGTGACTTTTCACATTTTCCCGACACTCCCAAACAAGCTTTATGGTTTGAACGTAAACCCAAGGCGATCACGGCCGAGTGGAGAATGTGTAATGCCCACTATGTGAGTAAGGCCGAGGCCTTGCCCGACGGAGTTCAGCTCGATAACGATAAAGATTTAATCTGGGCGAGCGGTATAAAGACCTGGCAAACTTTAGCCCGACGGGGATTGTGGATCTCCGGGAGCAGTGAATCTCTCGGTGAGGACGAAAACCTTCTGACCAGTCTGATCGATTTGGTTCAACGTCGCTGGTGCAAGTGGACTCATTCTCAGGGTGAAGAAACACCGACGATGGAAGTGATAAAGACCTACGATTTAATTCCGCGTTCTGAAGGCCCCCAAATGAGTCCTCAGACACAAAACTTCTACTGGATGAGTGGGAGTTCCTTTGAGCAGGCTCTGAGTGTATACCCTTGGTTGATCGATAAAACTCACTGGTGTGGCCCCGGGCATACTTACCATCGTATCGAGAGGATTCTCGAGGAAAAAAAGGGAAAAGGTGCCGTAGAGATTGCCTTGAGTTTTGATCAGTGGCAAAAAATAATGAAACATTCTTAA
- a CDS encoding response regulator transcription factor, with protein sequence MKHILLVEDDGDLGQTLRDQLKASGYEVTWCRSHQESKDQAFSDFSAAVLDLNLPDGSGFDILKKLHIPAVIMTALNTPENRLQGLELGAVDFIPKPFLFKELKLKLERLMAKPSQQITVNKDIVIDLLARTVDSQKNGTTFLNDRELKTLKKLIEKSPEVVSRDELLDLWSGEDENVSHRVVDNIIVRLRNVLGDEDHHVIKSIRGVGYQWMGEKNES encoded by the coding sequence ATGAAGCATATCTTGCTGGTGGAAGATGACGGAGACTTGGGCCAGACTTTACGGGATCAATTGAAAGCCAGTGGCTACGAGGTCACGTGGTGTCGTTCCCATCAGGAGTCCAAGGACCAGGCATTCTCCGATTTCTCCGCAGCGGTGTTAGATCTGAACTTACCCGACGGGTCTGGGTTCGATATTCTTAAAAAGCTTCACATTCCCGCGGTCATTATGACCGCATTAAACACTCCGGAGAATCGCCTGCAGGGATTGGAGTTAGGGGCTGTGGACTTTATTCCCAAGCCGTTCTTGTTTAAAGAGCTCAAATTAAAGTTGGAAAGACTCATGGCTAAGCCGAGTCAGCAAATCACTGTCAATAAAGACATCGTGATTGATCTTTTAGCGCGCACCGTGGATTCGCAAAAGAACGGCACCACCTTTCTGAATGACCGCGAGTTAAAAACTTTAAAAAAATTAATAGAGAAGTCTCCAGAAGTGGTCAGTCGTGACGAGCTTTTGGATTTATGGAGCGGTGAGGACGAGAATGTGTCTCATCGTGTTGTCGATAATATTATTGTTCGCTTGAGAAACGTTCTCGGCGACGAAGATCACCACGTGATTAAATCTATTCGCGGGGTCGGTTATCAGTGGATGGGAGAAAAAAATGAATCCTAA
- a CDS encoding uroporphyrinogen decarboxylase: MNPKFQNALKRIPQKVPPIWVMRQAGRYHQHYQKLRKENSFMDLCKKPELAAEVAMGPIEDFDFDVSILFSDLLFPLEAMGMGLDYKPGPVLEWHIQSASDLKKLDAGPRALDQLMFQKEACLLTRQRLPKDKSFIGFVGGPWTLFSYAVAGSHEARHVKEQLALFKPFCELLVPLLKQNIQLQLDGGVEVVMVLDTSAGDLSPLLYKELVVPVINDLAQAFPQKLGYYTKHTNHEHVQTFLKHNNLGGIGVDHRWALDQLLPQMGGFLQGNFDQQLLFLSRSEFEVELRKFLKPIQALSEDQRRGWVCGLGHGVLPNTPEENVRAFVKIVREVMSVS, translated from the coding sequence ATGAATCCTAAATTTCAAAACGCCCTCAAGCGAATTCCGCAAAAAGTTCCGCCCATTTGGGTGATGCGCCAGGCGGGTCGTTATCATCAGCACTATCAAAAACTGCGCAAAGAGAATTCCTTTATGGATCTTTGTAAAAAGCCTGAGCTCGCGGCCGAAGTGGCTATGGGTCCCATCGAAGATTTTGATTTTGATGTTTCTATTCTTTTTAGTGATCTGCTGTTTCCATTAGAGGCCATGGGTATGGGTTTAGATTATAAGCCCGGGCCGGTATTAGAGTGGCATATTCAGTCGGCCTCGGATTTAAAAAAATTAGACGCGGGACCTCGAGCTCTCGATCAGCTGATGTTCCAAAAAGAAGCTTGCTTGCTCACGCGTCAACGTCTTCCCAAGGATAAAAGTTTTATCGGTTTTGTCGGTGGTCCGTGGACCTTATTCTCCTACGCCGTTGCGGGAAGCCACGAAGCTCGTCATGTTAAAGAACAATTGGCACTCTTTAAACCCTTTTGTGAATTGCTAGTGCCTTTGCTCAAACAAAATATTCAACTTCAACTCGATGGGGGCGTGGAAGTTGTGATGGTTCTTGACACCTCGGCCGGTGATTTGTCTCCACTCCTTTACAAAGAGTTGGTGGTTCCCGTGATTAATGATCTGGCGCAAGCCTTCCCGCAAAAATTAGGGTACTACACGAAACATACGAATCACGAGCATGTTCAGACTTTCTTGAAACATAATAATTTAGGCGGCATCGGTGTCGATCATCGCTGGGCTCTCGATCAGCTTCTTCCGCAAATGGGCGGCTTTCTCCAGGGAAATTTTGATCAGCAGCTTCTGTTTTTAAGTCGCTCAGAGTTCGAAGTGGAATTGCGAAAGTTCCTAAAACCAATTCAAGCTTTAAGCGAAGACCAAAGGAGAGGTTGGGTCTGCGGATTAGGGCACGGAGTTCTTCCCAACACCCCAGAGGAAAACGTCCGCGCGTTTGTTAAGATCGTCAGAGAGGTTATGAGTGTCAGTTAA
- a CDS encoding FAD-dependent oxidoreductase — protein MMRVRVIGGGISGLLTAYFLVKEGCEVEIYEVDSEVGGKLKTLRQKHGLVETAANAVLANQLVETVAQEIGLQLIEKKTEARKRFILKNNRPTRWPIGWRSTLRLIGFVLRLKLNLFFASPKSHETLQQWSHRSLGEETTRFLVDPACQGIFGVTSEDLSAVLIFDYFFGKTKSPKGILRGSIAPLGGMGEWSAALKKFLEGQGVRFHLTQDGAESLQRDRHSTATVLATDIQAASRILKTIGDPRGELLSRVPMVDLVSVTAFFQQKLHEGFGVLFPRGDVEPLGVLLNSSIFRERVVREETSETWIFGGKTPSRSMEMPDSALLKALQEVRRDIWKNHESPLDYKVSRWEKALPLYGVELERVLESLEIERDNVYLMGNYLSEIGLNRIFSKAKAIATLVAGKKV, from the coding sequence ATGATGAGAGTGCGAGTCATCGGCGGAGGAATCAGCGGACTTCTGACGGCCTACTTCTTAGTGAAAGAGGGCTGTGAGGTTGAGATCTACGAGGTGGATTCCGAAGTGGGAGGCAAGCTTAAAACACTTCGACAGAAGCATGGGCTGGTGGAAACGGCGGCAAACGCGGTTCTCGCCAACCAGTTGGTGGAGACCGTCGCTCAAGAGATCGGTCTTCAGCTGATCGAAAAAAAAACGGAAGCTCGAAAGAGATTTATTCTTAAAAATAATCGGCCCACTCGGTGGCCCATCGGCTGGCGCTCGACGCTGCGACTGATCGGATTCGTTTTACGACTCAAACTCAATTTGTTTTTCGCCAGCCCGAAATCCCATGAGACGCTTCAACAGTGGTCCCATCGGTCCCTCGGCGAGGAGACGACGCGTTTCTTGGTGGATCCTGCCTGTCAGGGAATTTTCGGAGTGACCAGCGAAGATTTAAGTGCTGTGCTCATCTTCGATTACTTTTTCGGTAAAACAAAAAGCCCGAAGGGAATTCTGCGCGGGTCCATTGCGCCTTTAGGTGGAATGGGAGAGTGGTCCGCGGCTTTAAAAAAGTTTCTCGAAGGGCAGGGCGTTCGTTTTCACTTGACCCAAGACGGAGCGGAGAGCCTTCAGCGCGACCGACACTCCACCGCGACGGTTCTCGCGACCGATATTCAGGCTGCCAGTCGCATTCTAAAAACGATTGGGGATCCCCGAGGCGAGCTATTATCGCGGGTGCCTATGGTTGATCTTGTCAGTGTCACGGCGTTCTTTCAACAAAAGCTCCACGAGGGATTCGGAGTTCTTTTTCCGCGAGGCGATGTCGAGCCCCTGGGAGTTTTGTTGAACTCCTCGATTTTTAGGGAGCGGGTGGTTCGAGAAGAAACTTCGGAGACCTGGATCTTTGGAGGAAAAACTCCATCACGTTCTATGGAGATGCCAGATTCGGCTCTTCTCAAAGCGCTCCAAGAGGTTCGTCGGGACATCTGGAAGAACCACGAGTCCCCTCTGGACTATAAAGTCAGCCGTTGGGAAAAAGCATTACCGCTGTACGGAGTCGAGCTCGAAAGAGTTCTTGAGAGTCTAGAGATCGAAAGAGATAATGTGTACCTTATGGGGAACTACTTAAGTGAAATTGGGCTGAATCGTATTTTTTCCAAAGCGAAAGCGATTGCGACTCTTGTCGCGGGGAAAAAAGTATGA
- a CDS encoding glutamate-1-semialdehyde 2,1-aminomutase translates to MKSQELFERALKVAPGGVHSPVRAFKSVGGTPIFFRSAEGAILESVDGQRYIDFCQSFGPLILGHRDPEVQEAVMEMVNTAWTFGACEPYSLELAEWITQKLPWVEKLRFNSSGTEAVMSTLRLARAATGRSKILKFEGCYHGHMDSLLVKAGSGLAGESASDSAGIPAGVTGDTLVAPLDDEVALEKIFSEKGHEIAAVIIEPLPANFGMLIQRKAYLEKISALCKKHGSLLIFDEVISGFRVALGGMVEITGIQPDLVTYGKIIGGGFPVGCYGGREELMNMVAPSGPVYQAGTLSGNPVGMRAGLTTLKKAERENLWSVLGKRTEKFKGELEGICKREEVNLKISHYPSLFWFHGGDIQDPTNLSQIPASHGPNFKALFHACREEGIYLAPSGFEVSFISWAHTEEILARSLEKFEKAIHRSKKDFV, encoded by the coding sequence ATGAAGTCTCAAGAGCTATTTGAACGGGCACTCAAGGTGGCACCTGGTGGAGTTCATTCTCCGGTGCGTGCATTTAAAAGCGTGGGCGGAACCCCCATTTTCTTTCGCTCGGCCGAAGGGGCCATCCTCGAGTCGGTGGACGGCCAAAGGTACATCGATTTTTGCCAGAGCTTTGGTCCTCTCATCTTAGGCCATCGCGATCCGGAAGTTCAAGAGGCGGTGATGGAAATGGTCAACACGGCGTGGACGTTTGGCGCTTGTGAACCCTACTCCCTTGAGCTCGCCGAGTGGATCACCCAAAAATTGCCTTGGGTGGAGAAATTAAGATTTAATAGTTCGGGCACCGAGGCCGTCATGAGTACCTTGCGACTGGCTCGCGCGGCCACCGGTCGAAGTAAAATTTTAAAATTTGAAGGCTGCTATCATGGCCACATGGATTCGCTCCTCGTCAAAGCAGGAAGTGGGCTTGCCGGAGAATCTGCCAGCGATAGTGCCGGAATTCCTGCGGGAGTGACGGGGGATACTTTGGTGGCTCCTTTGGATGATGAGGTGGCCTTAGAAAAAATCTTTAGTGAAAAAGGTCACGAGATCGCGGCTGTCATTATCGAGCCTTTGCCTGCAAATTTTGGAATGCTGATTCAACGTAAGGCCTATCTCGAAAAGATCAGTGCGCTCTGTAAAAAGCATGGCTCTCTTTTAATCTTTGACGAAGTGATCAGTGGCTTTCGCGTGGCTCTCGGTGGAATGGTGGAGATCACGGGAATTCAACCGGATCTGGTCACCTACGGGAAAATTATCGGGGGTGGATTCCCGGTCGGTTGCTACGGTGGGCGCGAAGAGCTGATGAACATGGTGGCTCCGTCAGGGCCGGTCTATCAAGCAGGCACACTCAGTGGAAACCCGGTGGGCATGCGCGCGGGACTGACGACTTTGAAAAAAGCCGAGCGAGAGAATCTGTGGTCGGTCCTCGGGAAGCGCACCGAAAAGTTTAAAGGCGAACTGGAAGGAATCTGTAAGAGGGAAGAAGTGAACCTCAAGATTTCCCATTATCCATCATTGTTCTGGTTCCACGGAGGCGATATCCAGGACCCAACAAACCTTTCGCAGATCCCCGCAAGTCATGGACCTAATTTTAAAGCCCTATTCCATGCGTGTCGCGAGGAAGGGATTTATTTAGCTCCGAGCGGATTCGAAGTGAGTTTTATATCTTGGGCGCACACCGAAGAAATTTTAGCTCGATCGTTAGAGAAATTCGAGAAAGCGATTCATCGAAGTAAAAAGGATTTCGTGTGA
- a CDS encoding HAMP domain-containing histidine kinase, protein MKSRPWLFALIIAWLIFVVALAIWWMIFSVQLINRLNALVGDEQFNRHQQMLLMEGSVLVILLLIGGSGLIYYYRREQKRFDDISHFFSSFSHDIKTSITRLVLQGESMTSQDHSARKFDQFQKNLLALELQLENSMHVAQYESRGITLEDVDLKQIVGRIHTAWPEVKIQLKGETRLRTDAPAIESILKNLLSNSVMHGSADEARIQVIKEKSFAKLIYSDNGKVQLEDLERLGREIQPSQKGSGIGLYLVRNWAEKLGGKIHFAKSEENSLLVTLTLPDAAAKEVI, encoded by the coding sequence GTGAAATCACGCCCTTGGCTTTTCGCCTTGATCATCGCCTGGCTTATTTTTGTCGTCGCTTTGGCGATCTGGTGGATGATTTTTAGTGTTCAATTGATCAATCGTCTCAATGCCCTCGTTGGAGACGAGCAATTTAACCGCCATCAACAGATGCTTTTGATGGAGGGATCAGTTCTTGTGATTTTGCTACTCATTGGCGGGAGCGGATTGATCTATTACTATCGCCGCGAGCAAAAACGCTTTGATGACATCAGCCACTTTTTCTCCTCATTTAGTCACGACATTAAGACGTCGATCACGCGTTTAGTTCTCCAGGGTGAGAGCATGACGTCTCAAGATCACAGCGCTCGAAAATTTGATCAGTTTCAAAAGAATCTTCTCGCTTTGGAGCTCCAGTTAGAAAACAGTATGCACGTCGCTCAGTATGAATCTCGAGGGATCACGCTCGAAGATGTGGATCTTAAGCAAATCGTCGGGCGAATTCACACGGCCTGGCCCGAAGTCAAAATTCAACTGAAGGGAGAAACTCGGTTGCGCACCGATGCTCCCGCGATCGAAAGCATTCTCAAAAATTTGTTGAGCAATTCGGTGATGCATGGTTCGGCGGATGAAGCTCGAATTCAAGTGATCAAAGAGAAGTCTTTCGCAAAATTAATCTATAGCGATAACGGAAAAGTTCAGTTGGAGGATTTGGAACGTCTCGGTCGCGAGATTCAACCTTCGCAAAAGGGCTCAGGTATCGGATTGTATCTTGTTCGTAATTGGGCCGAAAAGCTCGGCGGGAAGATTCACTTCGCAAAGTCGGAAGAGAATTCTTTGTTGGTCACGCTGACTCTTCCCGATGCGGCCGCCAAGGAAGTGATATGA